The proteins below come from a single Planctomycetia bacterium genomic window:
- the rplS gene encoding 50S ribosomal protein L19, giving the protein MNSTIITLVEQSSLKAEPPRFEIGDTVDVHTRILEGDKERIQIFNGVVIARSGAGSSEMFTVRRIVSGEGVERKFPLHSPRIAAIDVKRSGVVRRAKLYFLRDRIGKAVRLRQRRTDNKVVASEG; this is encoded by the coding sequence ATGAACTCCACTATCATCACGCTCGTCGAACAATCGAGCCTGAAGGCCGAGCCGCCCCGCTTTGAGATCGGCGACACCGTCGACGTGCATACCCGCATCCTGGAAGGCGACAAGGAGCGGATTCAGATTTTCAATGGCGTGGTGATCGCCCGGAGCGGCGCCGGCAGCAGCGAGATGTTCACGGTCCGGCGGATCGTGTCCGGCGAAGGAGTGGAGCGGAAGTTCCCGCTGCATTCGCCGCGGATCGCGGCGATCGACGTGAAGCGTTCCGGCGTGGTCCGCCGCGCGAAGCTGTACTTCCTCCGCGATCGCATCGGCAAGGCGGTGCGGTTGCGTCAACGGCGGACGGACAACAAGGTCGTGGCGTCCGAAGGCTAA